In Nymphaea colorata isolate Beijing-Zhang1983 chromosome 13, ASM883128v2, whole genome shotgun sequence, one DNA window encodes the following:
- the LOC116266729 gene encoding uncharacterized protein LOC116266729: protein MIKLIYKLEATKDKLKMWCKGGANDLSPHIVDIKSKLKYLQSQIESGHLQAIEEECNLKRQLSVLLHLEERLWRQKSRIKWIKDGDLNTKFFQGIANGRQRRNKIDIISHGGQLVTDMPDIFSACTNFFVDF from the coding sequence ATGATTAAACTCATTTACAAACTAGAGGCCACCAAGGACAAGTTAAAGATGTGGTGCAAAGGTGGAGCCAATGATCTATCCCCCCATATTGTGGATATCAAATCTAAACTTAAATACCTACAGTCCCAGATTGAAAGTGGCCACCTTCAGGCGATAGAGGAAGAGTGCAACCTCAAGCGACAACTTTCGGTGCTCCTgcacctagaagaacgccttTGGCGCCAAAAATCTAGAATCAAATGGATCAAGGATGGAGACCTCAACACCAAATTCTTTCAAGGAATCGCCAATGGGAGGCAAAGGAGGAACAAGATCGACATTATCTCCCATGGGGGTCAGCTCGTAACAGACATGCCTGACATATTCTCAGCTTGCACGAACTTCTTTGTCGATTTTTAG